The Belonocnema kinseyi isolate 2016_QV_RU_SX_M_011 chromosome 1, B_treatae_v1, whole genome shotgun sequence genomic interval ctgggatgACACTGagcgggcatttaaaaatttaggacatatttttagttaaatgtaCACTCTCATAcccaattttaatgtaaaagtgaatgaaaatgatgtgccagggactaaattattgcataaaaaggtggaaaaaatgCCATTTATCAGTTAATATTCAGAAAACAATATACCAAAGGGAAAAAACAACAACTTATTGACCGGTACCCTAGCGGAAGAATCGGAAAGAATTGCAAAGAAAGTACCTTTCCGAGCCTTTccgatttctatgtgaactttgcttccggtTCTTTCCGACCGCTTTCTCTTTCCGAATCTTCCCGATGTCTTTCCGAAATTTTGTGAAGTGTCCCACTCCATTTTCTTCTTCCTGaacctttccgatttctttccgaataaatgACGCAGTGTCCCAATAGTTTATTATGATTCTTCCCGATTTTTCTCCTGTGTCCCACTGTTTATGTTCGTTCCGATTTCTTTCTGAATNNNNNNNNNNNNNNNNNNNNNNNNNNNNNNNNNNNNNNNNNNNNNNNNNNNNNNNNNNNNNNNNNNNNNNNNNNNNNNNNNNNNNNNNNNNNNNNNNNNNtatataaatataatgaaatagagGCTAACTAGAGAGACACTCTGCACtgatcggaaagaaatcggaaagaagtaggagaaagggacattcggaaagaatcggaaagattcgtgggacagctcgacgttcggaaagaaacggaagcaaagttcacatagccctTTCCAATTCTCTTTCCGAACCctttccgaaacctttctgaATATTTCCGAAGCGGCCTTTCTGATTCTATCCTTTTTGCAGGCAGggtatgtggaatgcaggttaCGTTTACATCGCGTATAGTTCGTAAGGTTTCAAcagtgaaaaattgtgttttgcataaaagtgaaataattgcaatgataaaaaaacatagaaatataaaaaaggttgatgaagaatttttaaagaaatgcagttgaaaatgaattgatatatCATTATAAGTGAattgttagtttttaaattcACGTAGCTTGCATATTATAccgaaataaattcaaatgaaatttttttttagtttgaacatttttccctCTGAAAATTCggacaataaaagaaatatgatttgaaaatggtgaaaaaacgGTTTATAATAAATACGTGAaactgaaagaaatgaaaataattttttattcatgtttttatatagtacttttaaattcaagatgACCACTTGACTGGGAAGGTAGGAAATTTGGTAAAAGACGAGAAATATGTCAATAAAGCTATTTTTTGACtaggaatttgagaaattttaaggaaaaaaatccaTCCAATCACTTAAAATAGTACGAATTTAATATCAcacgataatttaaaataagctcaATTAAAACTATTCAGagatgtttattattattatataatataaaatattatataataatttattttaaagcgtgaatttacaatgtaaagaattttaaaccccAGGTTTGGAAGACATGAAAGAATTAATCATTCACagcgtttgaatttgaaaaattttgagaaaaacgattcgagttgatcaactgtaaatagaCGTAAATAAtgtcattacttttttttaagaaactggaGTTCgagtataaataattgaaaaatacttcctttcgaaagacgattgtaatctgatgctcaaaaTTAAGGAATGTTcatgcagattttaatttttaaaattgagctgTTTTAGTAAGAAAATGTTAGTATTTGAAGAACTTTGAACGTCTGATTAAACCTTCATGaactatttgtaatgaaaataatttcaaattaatatattcataattaaacgctttaattgattttcaaatactattcaaatgttatttcagtttaaaatatttaatttttaactcgctttattcataattttgcaatgaaagaaagtacccagtgggcacaaaacttggaactttcctaggacgtcctaaagaaatggacgttctcgggaaattctttgtactgacattagacgttttaagagcatccttAGGATAACCAAAAACATGTTATAacagacgtcttagggatgtacCAAAGacatctctaggacatccttaatttttttgcacatTGGATAGCAGTTTGgtaaatttaattgatatttggTTGTTCATatgaaatgaataattataaattaaatattcaaaatgaaacaactcgaaactgaattgtttgaaataaagtctgtgaattgttgaaatttcacaaaattaaatttgtgagtcAACATTGTATTGTATTGAATGTTCATTCATAAAAAACCATTGAAGAATTAATAATTCAGAGTCACGACAGTTTAATATTTgcttcaattttattgttattaatgtttttgatttaaaatttcttaacatttcttCTATGTAGACCAccctgaaaatttctaaataaatcaacCAAGTACGAGGGTCATTCAACATTACGAAAGAGTTTTACCATCCTGCAGCACATTCTTTTAGTAGCCTACTGTCAAAGTTTCAGTCAATTCCCTCCATTTCTTTCGTTTTGATAGCCTTTGGAAGCGAGCGTGTCGGTtagttttacaaaaatggaaaaagagcaATATCGTTCGGTGATTCGATTCTTGTTTTTGGAAGGGAAAACGCGCAGCGAAATCAAAGATCGCTTTGATGCTGTGTACGGCGACTCTTCTCCTTCGATTGCGACCGTCAAGAATTGGTTCAACGAGTTTGTTCGTGGCCACACATCGGTTTTTGATGAGCCACGCCCAGGTGCTCCGAAAACGGCTAATACGGAGGAAAACGTAAACAAAATCCACGATCTCGTGTTGGCAGACCGCCGATTGAAGGTTCGCAAGATAGCTGAGGTTGTAGGCATCGCAGAAGGAACGGCGCATCATATTTTACACGAAGAACTGGGCATGAGGAAGCTATCGgcacgatgggtgccgcgtttgctcacaccGGACAACAAGCGCAACCGTGAGACAACATCGGCGACGTGTATTGGGCCGATTCAACACCGAATTGAAGAAAAACTCCGTTCGGCGAAGAAAAAAGTGCTGTTCCACCACGACAACGCACCGGCTCACACCTCCGCCGTCGCCGTAGCCGAATTGCGCTATGAATTGCTGCCCCATCCACCGTATTCTCCAGATTTGACcccctgtgactttttttgttTCCAAACCTGGAAAAGTCACTCTCCGGGAATAGGTTTGGGTCGAATGAGGTCATCGCCGCCACGGAGGCCTATTTTGCAGACCTTgagaaaacgtattttttggaCGGGTTGAAAAAGTTGGAGCATCGCTGGGCCAAGTGTATTGAGTTAAAAGGAgattatgtgaaaaaataaattgccacttttccaaaattttcgtttttcttttgtaggctacccagtgggcacaaagtttggcgacgtctttacgacattgttacgacatctttacgataactttacgacattctatgtccacgtcgttaaggtgtctttacgatatcgtaaataagtcgcatgatctgacgatgtctttacgacatcgtaaagacagcgaaacgacatggacataggatgtagtaaagttgtcgtaaagatgtcgtaacgatgtcgtaaagacgtcgccaaattttgtgcccactgggtaagtaTTTATTGAATGACCCTCGTTCATTCCAAGTAGGACTCGCACCGACTTTCACTTTTACACTTTCCAAAACAGCACTTCTTGTGCGCACcacccttttttcttttcaatggattttctacTGGTatataagacatttttttgtgggaagtgtttaaaattccaattgttcgaaatagtttttttcgtcGATTTTTACTATTCccacacagtgatcccagatctgaaacgagatgtggtccaatactatgacagggctatgtccgtgtgaatatagtaggagacgctgtaaatgactgagttgcgcgcgcaacccatttctcctcttctgaatttgaaaactcgaaggtgcacgattgcccgtCGGAACACTTCTGCGGttatatttatatctctatctgctttgaaataaaatgaagagattgggattttaatatttccagatttcgattctGGCGATTCTCAGGATTTGAacacttcgcgcgcctctttatatgcttatattttgatgttatgttatttcaagtataaaatataaattatataaatattaatactattatatatatattattaatgataatattataattttgttatattataatattcttatttatatcttgatccgcatttgaaagaagttaaagaaattggcgattttggaattcatctcgtttggataaaactcaattatttgattaaaaaattaattattttgttaaaaatgtaactattgtgtaAAACAGTCCCCTTTTCTATCAAGAGTTCAGCTACATTGCTGtaaataatactcttttttactttaaaattaaataatttctatgaaagttcatgtattttgttggaaattacccagtgggcacaaagtttggcgacgtctttaggacatcgtttcgacatctttacgataactttatgaCAATCTATGtgcatgtcgttaaggtgtctgtacgatatcgtaaataaatcgtaTAGATagcaaaacgacatggacataggacgtcgtaaagttgtttTAACGATGTCGcattcttgatcaaaaatttaattgtttggttgaaatatcaactgtacatcttcttgggtttaaaagtcgattatttcattaagattgtaaaaaaaaacattttttttaacaaggttttttaactatggttgaaaatttaacaatttgattgaaagttgaaatctttgattgaaaacttatatttttcgcttaaaaaattcaactttttgtagagaattcgttctttttgagtttgagattaaataatttcgttgaaaattcatgtattttgtttaaagtttgtcttttttttctagatcattaattttctaagtcaaaaattcatcttattggttaagttgaaaaatcattttttttatatagaacattaatcttcttggtaaaaaatttaccttttcccttgaaaatttaacaattttgtagaaaattcgtttttttttcttgttcaattcaattttttatcacagtttttatctggaaattgaactattccatttttggttgaatcattAACCTGTAatttatattagttaaaacaccaattatttgatagaaaattaatttatttgttttcgattatgatttttttttaattgaaataatttttaaataaaatgttttaaatttaaggtattaaaaattgaaaaaataattgattttacaagatgattctcaatccgttagaaattaaagaattattagatattagtttataaaagtattttcaattatgacttcaaatattatttcagtctaaaaaattttacttttaaaccattcaatttgaaatttttaaatgaaaaaaacaaaatttcgttagTTATCAGAAATGTTTAACCGTTCTTTTataacaatccattacaaacaactgttaaaaaccaaacaaatttgaacagaatggttcaaaatagaaagccttgaattcttaaaggaccccgcactaaatgtatgggaaaatggatttcggtggatttagctgaaactttgtaatttttaaggttataagtgccggaagaaatatctgtaaaaaaaatccaaaaaaattcgtggtctgtcatattttcgcctacaccgttgactcatatggcgcgcttctcaaaacgatcaaacgctaagcgcccaagattttaacttgactaattaatcacttctttaaaggcaggaatggtacccaaagtaatattagtaactagtgcgcacataccgataataacattctaccattcgc includes:
- the LOC117178883 gene encoding uncharacterized protein LOC117178883, which encodes MEKEQYRSVIRFLFLEGKTRSEIKDRFDAVYGDSSPSIATVKNWFNEFVRGHTSVFDEPRPGAPKTANTEENVNKIHDLVLADRRLKVRKIAEVVGIAEGTAHHILHEELGMRKLSARWVPRLLTPDNKRNRETTSATCIGPIQHRIEEKLRSAKKKVLFHHDNAPAHTSAVAVAELRYELLPHPPYSPDLTPCDFFCFQTWKSHSPGIGLGRMRSSPPRRPILQTLRKRIFWTG